The window GCTTGTACAGTTCGGCGATGGCTTTGGAGAATTCGATCTGGTGGTTCAGCATGCCTGGGCGACGGATGTCAGTGGTAGGTGAGAGGGTACGATCCCAGGCCGAGCATACCATTGATGGCGTCAAAGTACTTCCTGGACTCGTCGTGCAGCTTCCGGGTCTCGTTCTCAAGCTCCTGGAAGCGGCGCTCGGCATCGGAATAGACGACATCCGAGGAGTGCTCGCCGATGTTGAACTTGACCTTGAACTGCTGCGGGGCGCGGGCGATGCTCTTTTGGAAGCCCTTGAAACTCATGGTGACGGGAGGTGAATGTGGGAGTGAGAGTGTGTGAGAGTGTGAcggagggagggaaggaagcAAGAAAAGAGTTGGGGAACCCTCCTATGACATAAGACTTTTGGCTGGGATGCGACGATGATGCCTGTGGCGGGACTTGAAGGTTGTGGCGCAGCGATCAATCTGTAATATGGAACAGTCTCACTCTATGAAATATAACCAGGCAGCGGCATCGGTGCTTGGGCaattatgatgatgatgattatccTGGTAGCCTTGGGCATAATTATTCCTTGGGCACTGTGCTTGCGAGTGATCGGGGAGCCTTGGTACGGTACCGGCCTGTAATGATGAACCGGtggctgcctcaggcatcacGCCCACCGGACTAACCAGGGAGGAAAACCCCGAGCCGAGATCAGATAACATAACCAAAAGTCCGGTCCTGTGTCTTCCAGCCATCCGCTCGACACAACCGAtccaacaacctcatcattatcatcatcaacatcatgTCGAGTGCTCCCGCTGCCTGGAGGCAGGCATCCCGTGCCTGCTCCCGGCGTCTGGCCTCGTCCGGTCAACGGGCGCCCTTCTCCCGACCCATTGCCACCGCAATGCACCGCGCTTCCAACCGGTCCTATGTGACCGAAACCAAGGCCGGACAGGCCCAGGTCAACGTTGAGACTGCCatcaaggaggagcagaagtCGTTCatgaagaaggccggcgTCGCGGCCCAGAATGTCGAATTGCCCGGGTCGGCGGTCTCCGGGGATACCGCGATGAGTCCCTCAGCTGGCATCCTGAAGCAGGCCACTGTCATGGACCAGGGCACCCGGCCCATTTATCTCGATATGCAAGCAACCACGCCACTCGACCCTCGCGTCCTCGATGCCATGCTCCCCTACCTCACCGGCATCTACGGCAACCCGCACTCGCGCACGCACGCCTACGGTTGGGAAACGGATAAGGCCGTGGAAAAGGCGCGTGAGCATGTCGCCAAGCTGATTGGAGCCGATCCCAAGGAGATCATTTTTACCAGCGGCGCGACGGAGAGCAACAATATGAGCTTGAAGGGCGTGGCGCGGTTTTTCGGCCGCtccggcaagaagaagcacatcatcaccacccaGACCGAGCACAAGTGTGTGCTCGACAGCTGTCGTCACCTGCAGGATGAGGGCTTCGAGGTGACCTATTTGCCCGTCCAGAACAACGGCCTGATCCGCATGGAGGACCTGGAGGCGGCCTTGCGCCCGGAGACCTGCATCGTCAGCATCATGGCCGTGAACAACGAGATCGGTGTCATCCAGCCCCTGGAGGAGATTGGTCGGCTGTGCCGGTCGAAGAAGGTTTTCTTCCACACCGATGGCGCGCAGGCTTTCGGCAAGATCCCGTTGGACGTGAACAAGCTCAACATCGACTTGatgtccatctccagccacaAGATTTACGGCCCCAAGGGCATGGGCGCGTGCTACGTCCGCCGTCGCCCTCGTGTTCGTATTGACCCTATCATCTCTGGCGGTGGCCAGGAGCGAGGCCTGCGCAGTGGAACGCTGGCGCCCCATCTGATTGTGGGTTTCGGCGAGGCATGCCGACTTGCCAGTCAGGACATGGAAGTAAGTTCGATTCTTTTATCTTGTTGGCCGTGATTATACACTGCAAAAAGTATAGCCGAGATGTGCGGGCGGTAGCTTCATACCCATCGGGTATGTGTCCCGCATCGATGAAGCAAAATGCAGGGGTGATGAGCCAGATGAACCCCAAATGCTTGTGAAGCCTCGAACAAGCCCATACTGACAGTCAGTCTAGTACGACACCCAGCACATCGAGCGCCTGTCGAAACGTCTGAGCGAGGGACTATTGTCTATGGAGCACACCACGCTGAATGGCGATCCCGAGCACCACTACCCCGGTTGCGTGAACATCTCGTTTGCCTACGTGGAGGGTGAGTCCCTGCTGATGGCGCTGAAGGACATTGCACTGTCCTCGGGCAGCGCCTGCACCTCCGCCTCGTTAGAGCCTAGCTACGTGCTGCGTGCCCTgggcagcagcgacgagagCGCGCACAGCAGCATCCGGTTCGGCATCGGGCGATTCACGTCCGACGCGGAGATTGACTACGTGCTCAAGGCGGTGCAGGAACGCGTGCACTTCCTGCGGGAACTGAGCCCGCTGTGGGAGCTGGTGCAAGAGGGCATTGATCTGAACACGATCGAGTGGAGCCAGCACTGATTTGATTCTCGCGAAAAAGCAACCCTCTCCGTTCGGCGTTGGATTCTGTAATAAATAGCAACCACCACACCCACCCCTCATGCATTGCCCGATTTCCTGTACAGAATGAATCACAGATTGCCATTGATTACTTCATCCTCGGTTGTTCGTACTTTACCCGAGGGGCATTATTTTCCGGATCGAGCGCCCCGTCGATCATCCGTTCACCGCAGACCCGAACGAGAGACTAACTGGACGACACGGCTACCGACTGCCGGTATATTATTCCACTCCTATATCGGACCTCACCAACAATATGTCATGACGTGCTGTCAGAGTCCGGACCAAGCCTATAGTATAAGCCCTTGTTTTGAAATCTCCCATCGGCCGATACCTCCGGCTTAGAAATAAAACATTGATGAATAACGTTTTCCCATCATCGCCCGCTTCCGTTCTGCTCCGGATCCAAATAAGAGAAGGCCGGACACCAACAACTGTTCCATTGTCTCTCTTCCGCCATTCCCTGCCTTCATCTTTCTCACAGTCCCATCTCATCTACTCATCACCGATCTGATTCATGACCGGTGGCAACGACTGACGGGCACGTGCCTTCTCTTGCCTTTTccgtcgccctcgcccgttcgcttctcttctcttctgttttctGCCTTCTCCGACATGCTGCCTCCAATTCCCTCGCCGACCGACTACGGCATCTCGTCGGACCACGGCTTCCTCTCTCCGGAGCCGCCGCTGGAACTTCTGCCAGACCCTTATTACGCCAAGTGGGAGGCCATCGTCCAGAATCTGCAGCCGCTCATCTTGAGCAAACGTCTGCGGTCGCTGGTGGATCGCCTGCCCGTTCTCTCCACTTCACATTTACACACGGATGCAGAATGGCGGAGGGCATATGTTGTGttggtttttgttttgcatGGATATGTGTGGAGTGGTGACCGGCCTGCGGAGGTATGATCATTTTGGACAGATGACAAAAAGAGATGCTAATGGTGAATAGAAAATCCCTCCTCAACTAACGGTCCCTCTTTTCGAAGTCTGTGAGCACCTGGAAGTGCCCCCAGTTGCGACATACGCGGGCGTGTGTCTCTGGAACTACAAGCCGATATTCCCCGACGAGCCAGCCAACGACCTGGATAACCTCGCCTGTCTGCATACCTTCACCGGATCCCTCGATGAACAATGGTTTTACCTGGTCTCGGTCGCCATCGAGGCCCGGGGCGCCCCGTCTATTCCGCTGATGCTGCGGGCTATTGCGGCTGCGCGAATTGGGGACAGCCGCGTGGTAACCGATTGCTTGGAACGATTGGCAGaaatgctggatgagattgGCGGATTGCTGCAGCGCATGTACGACAGCTGTGATCCATACATCTTCTACCACCGTATCCGACCATATCTGGCTGGCAGCAAGAACATGGCCGATGCCGGACTGCCCAAGGGATTGTTGTACGACGACGGCCGGGGTGTCCCGGAATACCGCCAATACGGCGGTGGAAGCAATGCGCAAAGCTCGCTGATTCAGTTCTTCGACATCATCCTTGGAGTGGAGCATCGACCAACGGGGGTCTCCCGCAACGACCAAGCGACGAATGATGATGGCCCGAAATCACGGCACGGGTTTATTCACGAGATGCGCGCATACATGCCCGGGCCGCACCGCCGGTTCCTTGAGCACATCGATTCCGTGGCCAACCTCCGTGAGTACGTCGAGGCCCGGCGGACCGACCCTGCGTTGCGACTGGCCTACGATGCCTGTCTGGCCATGCTGCGCGCATTGCGCGACAAGCACATACAGATGGTCTCGCGCTACATTATAGTGCCCTCGCGCGGTGCGCGACGCGCATCGCAATCCATCAGTCCCGGCCGTCGCCCCTCGGCCACGAACCTGGCTACCGCTGCTCCGCCAGACAGCAAGAAGTTGCGAGGGACGGGCGGCACGGCGCTCATCCCTTTTCTGAAACAGGCGCGGGACGAGACGGGAGAACCGGCCATCGATGCATGGGCGCGACGATTGCTGAGCAATGGTCCTGCAGATGCCATCTCCGCAGCGTTGAGTAAAGTCGGAGAACAACCAGACGGCCACCTGGAAGTGGTGGGTCTCTGCGGCACCTGGACGGCGGACGACAGTGAAGGAGGGATCTGCCATTGGTGAAGAGACAGTTCTATGTTTCTGTATTCTTATTTATTGTTGTCCTTGTTCAGCGTGTTATTGCATTTGGACTGTGTGGATTTTTGACCTTCGAGCCTGGCGCAGTGGGAGGTACGGCGTTTCAAGATGACATGAACGACTACGATTACCGAATAGATTCACGCTTTTGCTCCTTGATCATGATTATCATTGCTGTATACTGTAGATCCCTGTGGCTGTTCGTCTAGAATATTCTTGaaagcttctttttgctgCGGTTCGGGAGAGCGCGACATGACATCACGACCATGATGTCATGGATCATTGTTTTCTCCAGCACCAAACAATGGGGTGCCTTGGAAGTGGCAATGACGGGGGGGTTGTTTGTGTATCTGGGGGTCTATAAGTACTGTTTGTCTTGCCTGGAAGTTTTGTTCCTACAACTACaactcctcatccatcatctTGACATCTACACTACCAACTCGATCTATCTTCTACCAACATGTCTGACGGCAACTCTTCCACTCTCCAGTCCTACGTGGACCAGGCCACCGGTATGGCCCAGCGAGCCATGGGCGCCGCGACTGGCGACTCTGCCACCCACGTAAATGCCCCTCCTTTCCTCTCTATCCTTCCACAGCCACTAACCCCCCCGCCTAGAACCAAGCCGACGCGAACCTCCAGAAAGCCGAAAACGAGCACGCTGCTTCGCACACAACCGCCAAGGTGGGCCCCTTTGCCGCAGACCCCAACACCGGCGCAACCGCCAAAGACGACCCCAGCCGCAGCAATGCCTCATGGGACCAGACCGTCGGCTCGACCAAGGAGGCCGTGGGAAACATGATCGGAAATGAGAGCCTGCGCCGTGCGGGCGTGGAGCAGAATGCTGCGGGCAAGGAGGCTGAGGCCAAGGGCCAGCTGAAGGATTGGGGTCAGGGTATCGCGGACCGCGCGCAGGGCACAGTGGGTGGCATCCAGGCTGCCGTTACGGGCGACCGCGAGGAGGAACAGAAGTGGCGCGACATGCACGATGAAGGGAAAGTGAGACAGCGCGGTGCGGAGGCTGATatggcgaagaagggcggCCAATAGGTGTTGTCTGGGGAGCTGCAGTTTTGGGATTTGAGGATTTGCGATGATTATTATGACGGCCTGAGCTATGATATCCAATTTGAACGGTCATCTACCTAGATTAATTTACTCTTGCATTCAACCACTATGATCTCGTAGTCGTAGCATGCCCGTCTAGACTCTCGGTGTCGTCCCGGTAGCCCTAATTGACATACTGCATCGTTGCGAAACTTGCATTCAATCATTATGATCTCGTAGTAGTAACATGCCCGTCTAGACTCTCGGTGTTGTTGTCCCGGTAGCCCTAATTGACATACTGCTGATCAACGGCGATCGCTGCACCGTTGCAACACTGGCATCTCCGCTTCGCACATCCGATCGAGATGCATCTGACCCTGCTGACCCTCGGGTCAACTAACCGACCTCGGTGTCAGCGGTTGCATTCTTGCTCCAGACGCCTATTATGTCACAGCGGAGCATCCAAGGTATCACGACTCACGCCGATACTCAATTGGATACCCCGCAAATGTCTCATTATCTTTGTGCCAAGGTGTCTTGAATGATCAACTAGCGTCCTTGGTTAGGGTAAAAGTATGAGATTTAGGATGTAGCATATGATGTCGAAGATTTGGTCTCTTCCCATGACCAGAGACGGCTGTTACAAAAAGGAAGGCTACGAAGACTGTTTTCGTGGTGGGCAGGGGTAGTTACAAGCACATGCGGTGATGGACTCTTTTGTAGAGAGTACACCACCTGTATGTAGTCTTATACATCCGATCGAGCCTGTCATCGGCAAGCTCCGTGGGTTGGTTACAAGCTCTCGGGTTAAATTACACGTGGAGGTTTCTATCCGTACTGGTACACCGTGCACACAATTATTTGCGGGGTCTATCTTTCAAGATTTTCACCGAATAAAGCCTTGTCTTCAGCTGATGAATGTGATCGTAGTTGTAGAATCCCTGATTGGTCGCTTTCCTATCCACCTCGGCCTGCCGGTGGGGAGAGAGGATGGTGGAGGGCTAGCGATGTGGAGCCGTGCACATCTCGCAGTGAAGACTGTCTTCCTAAGCCAgttggaagaggagacgGAAACAAGAATATCCAGGCCTGGCCACGAGAATTGCTGAACACTAACTCACCCCCGGCCCTGGTCGTTAAGCGGAACTTGAGACCGCACCGAGCGCATCACATGAATAGCTCCGCCGATCCTTGATTTTTCATGGGTGGCGTCCTGTTCTAACCCGAAGGGATGGTGGATTGCCAGCTGGTAGTTGATCTTTTGCCGTTCGGGGTTCGTCCGGGGTGAGTCTGGTGGAGATGCGGAGAGCCGCTGGGGGGGTTTGGGCTGTTGCAAGCGAGCATTTTCCGGGGGCACCAATAATGGATTCACATGGGAGATCGCGATCGACCTCGGTCATTTTAGTCTCCTCTAGCACCCGCGACCCAGCTGCCAGAATTCCCCTTTAGTGGGCCGGACTGGGCTCGGGCAAACGGTCTGTGCTAGCTCACTCGGCGGGCTTGCTACCCAAGGAAGAATTGATCTAGTTTAAGTGGGGGGGCGGGGGCGCGGTACCCTCGCGGCCCCTTTCCTCGTATAAGACTTTgacggagagaaaagaaagaaagtaCCCCGGATGATCTGATTTTCTCTCTCTACAACCCCGACAACAAACAGAATCATCACCACAATCATGCACTTCCGtccactcttcctcctcgccctggcACCGCTGGCTCTGGCTGCCCCTGAGGCCCGGCCTAACCCCGTCGCTGCGCCCGCCCCTGCGCCATCCGAGGGACTGCTGCAGCTTCTGAGCAGTGCGGAGGGCCTGCTCTCTCAAACGAACATCGACAATctcgacaccatcatcgGCAACGCGGCCAAGCTGCTGTCCAACGACAATCTCAATGTCCTGCAGAATATCCTGAGCAATGCAAACACTCTCCTGACCCCGCAATTCGTGCAAAACACGACCACCTTGATCGGTGATGCCACTCCGGTATGTATTCTGTCTGGCTTCCTCACCATCTCCCGCTAATCGTCTCTGTAGTTGGTTGCGGATGTGAATCAGCTTCTTGGCACTATCTTTAGCTAGATTTGGTCTTTAGCTAGATTTGGTCACTCGGGATATGAATTAACGACTTCGGGGTTCTTTGTGTTGATATAGTAATAATTGACATGGAAAAGATTGTATATACAAAtccacaaaaaaaaagaaaaacattTGATTACAAAACTCCACTATCTCGTCACGCATTGGGTATATACAGAAACACACAAGAGTTgccatccccgtccttcATACAACATTCAGCTTCTCGCGCAGGCGGTCCTGATAGAAGCGGAGCGGGTACGAGCGCATTTTGGTCGGCATGGCCGGGTAGACCGACACGGAGAAGCCCATCCACGTGCGATACAGAAAACGGGTGGAGCCGGTTGAGCGCAGGCCGTAGCCGTCACGCAGCTGCGGCGGCAGCATCTCGATCGTCACCGAGCGCAGAAATGGTTTTAAGCGCTGCACCCACGGCGGCATGTCCTTGCTCTCACGGATGTCGCGCGCGAAACGGGCGGCGTCGGGTGAGACGGTGAGCCTGGAAACCTGGTCGTCCCAGTACGACCAGAAAGCCTGCCGCGTGGACGGCCAGGAGCTCGAGGGAATGCCCAGGCAGTTCATCAGCAGGGTGAACTCATTGTAGCCGCGCTGAGCTGTGGGGTAGTCGACACGTCCATACACGCGCTGGTAGAAGTCGGTCGAGGTGGCGTAGAGCGTGGCTGCCATCCACGTCTGAAGGGCGGGATGGTCGGCGAACCGGTTCGAGCGGCCGCCGCCCATGAGCGGTGCCTCGCCGCGTTGCAGCATTTCCAAGAGTGTCTTGCGTTCGGTCGGGCTGCCAAAAACCAGGCAAGAGATGTAGCTGATGTTCGCCTGGAGAgcatccagcagctccgtCGCCAGGGCCTCCGGGCCGGGATTGTCCTGTCGCATTGCTGGCATGGCCGCCTGGAGTAGGAGTGTTGCTCCAGATCCCGCGAACAGGATGCCTTCTTGCAGAATTTGAGGCAGGatctccagctgctccagggCCTGTAGGCGGCTGGAGTCACTGCTGGGGTAGTACGCCTCGTTGCCCTCCTGGGAGGTCAGGGGCGATGGGGGGTTCGAGACATTAGCCATGTCGACAGTAGAGGTGAATACTATGTAGAGCTTCGGGCTGGCTTGGGGGCGTGAAGATATaacgaaagaaaagaagaatcatCATCTGGCAGTTTGTCCCCCCCACCCGACACCCCGGACTCCAGAAAccccaaaaaaaaatcaaaaaatCCCGGAGCGGCATCAGTCTCCGCCCAAGCGATGGTGCCCATGTGAATGAATCCCACCATCCTCCGGCATGACGACTAGCCGCGGTTCACAGTTGATCGCCATCTCCCAGGCTGCTGATCGCGGTCGCTTTGGGCACCGGGGCTTGGGCTTGCTCGTGGGTCTGGCCATACAGGGGAAGCCTGCTCCGACACTAACAGGTTCCACCGCAGTCCCTGGTCCCCCCGGACTAACCGTAACTAACGAGTACGgggcgaggagagagaaagttAGTTCCCCGTGGATCATTTGCTGGAAAATGACGGGGGGATTTTTTTTCGCTCTCATGTTCGCTTGGTAGTAGTTCGGCTCCAGCCCATCGGTTAGTGTATACATATTACCCTCCCCGGCCCATTTCTAgcttcctccctcccttcccctccGCCGGATATCGCCAGACCGTCACCATGGGCAAGAATATCGACGACCGGCCTTCATACCTGAGCTCCGATGATGCCAAGTACTCCCTAGGCCTGCATCGCGGGCCATTGCCTGCCAAAGGTGCCGACGACAACTCCAAGCTCGAGCAGACTACTTCGGCCGGCGGCCTGTCATTGGAGACGCGGAAGCTAAAGCGCAAGGAGAAAGTGCAGCGCCATTGGAAACGCTTCTGGTGCCTGTATTTGATCGGCAATGTCATTTTCCTCGCGATTCTCCTACCTGTCTTGTGAGTCGCGTGATGGAGCCCTAATTCATTTCATCACGATGGACTAACCATTCCGTGCCCAGCTTCCTCGTCGCTATCCCCGCCATTTCGCAGCTCGTGGTCAACAAGTCCGACCTCCTGCTGGTCAATGCGGCCATCAAGGAACCCAAGCCGGACTCCTTCATCCTGACCCTGCAGTCCGCGCTGGATCTGAAGATTGCGTTGCCCGTCCGCATTGAACCCATTACGCTGAACCTGTACGTGCACGACCTCGGGGCCCAGAACTACTGGGGCGACATCACGATCCCGGGTCAAACTATCAAGGGCAATACCACTCTGGGCGTCGCCAATCACTTGGAACCCATTCACAACTTGAGCACTTGGAATCAGTATGTCCACGATGTGGTGTTTGAAAAGGAAGCGGGGCTGTCCGTCCATGGCGAAACCAATTCATACCTCGGTGTCCTGAAATCCCACGTCGTCATGGATAAGACCATTTTCTCTCCCAGTAGGTTCTACTGTGCATTCAATCCCACACGGATACTGACCGTCCTGCAGCGCTCAACAAGTTCGAGGGGTTCAGCATCTCTAATGCGGCACTCCTGCTGAAGCCAGAAGCCGATGGCACCAATCTTATCGGCAACGCAACGCTTCCCAACCCGTCAGTGCTGACTCTTGAGATCGGCACCATCGTGCTGGATATCTACAGCGGCGACCTGGTCATTGGCAATGCCACGCTGAACGACATCATGCTGGTGCCTGGGAGCAACACTTTCCCCCTGAAAGGCGTCCTCAACCTGTCCACCGTGCTGGGCAACCTGTCCGAGGTGCTCAAGTCGCAATCCGCGGCCCTCAAGAACGGGAATCTCTCCCTGAAAACCATCACCCGATCCGTGGTTTGGAATGGCACTGAGGTGCCATACTACACTAAGACAATGCATGAACTGCCCCTGACGGCCGTGGTCGGCATTGCCGACATCCTGAAGAACACGATTAAAAATCTCAGCCACAACGGCGGCCTGAATCTCACGGCGATTGGGCAGGAACTCAAGGGCGGCAGTGGCGGACTGCTAGGCTCACTCAACATGACCGGCCTAACCTCTCACCTGAAGCGGAACGTGGCCGTACGCGACACCTTCGAAAGCGAGCACCTCAAGCGCGAGATAGTGACCGACACTCTGGCCAGAATTCGTTCGAGGAATGCAGCACGCAAGCTGTAAGTGCATTTTGACTGTCAGGATGCGCCGCTGATGCCGAGACGACCCTTTTTGTGATTCCCCTTGCCTGAGCCTCAGCATGGCCCCGTGGCAGATTGAGTTTCGGAGTTAttcttttatttttatttttttgtGTTACACTGGTATGGTTTTGAGTTCCTTGGGGGTTGTTCTTGTTCCTATTCCTGTTCATTCTGCTCCCTGAGTGAGGGGTGCGTGGGTAGGGCTCGCGTGTTGTGTATATAGAAAGCGAGCGGATGCTGCATGCCCGATccggggaagacggtcaGAAGATAATGCATAAATACATAACTAGTATCTTGATAATTATCATTTGCCAAGTACGTGTACATCCTGCAGCGGGGTTGTCCCCTATGTGTGTGCGTGTTACTCGTAGGGGTTTGCATATAGGTGCTCTGTCGGACTGAATTTGATGGGTTATTATATTGAAGCTAGTGGTGTATTACTACCCAGTAATACATTTGCTCGTCTCACTATGAGATCATTTATACCAATCAACGCAGCCAATATCCCCGCCGAAGAGCAAGGTACAAAGCCGGCGCTTCATGCACACCAGAGGAAGTAGACTgtgatggccgaggtggatCTACAGCACAGAGAGGCCCAAAGGGAGGTGTTTGAAGGGTACGGAGAGAGGTTAGAGTGGGGAAGCGAATGGATGGGTCGAAGCTGATGAGAGTGAGGGCCTGGTGGTCTGGCGGTAAACCCTCACAGGAGACAGAGTAGAGGAGTGAGCGATCATCATAGACAGCACGCACCGAGCCAGCATTCGGGTTGGGACAGAGGAGCTGGTGTAGCGCAGCCGGCGCGTCATCGGCAGGCCACAGGTGCATACCGCGAGAGCTATACCTCTCTTCAGAGCCGTCGACTGGAAGGCCGGTTGCGTTGGTCTGCGTTGGCCGGAACAGCAAACCCGGAGGCCCCTCCTCGCCAACCTCATCAACCGGACATCTGCGTTTCCGAGAAATGGTCCGCAACCGCAGCCTATCGCGCGGCCGCACGCCATCAGCCTGTGGTACTGGGTCATTGACCAAGTCCACAAAGGTAGCTCCCGCTAGATGGTAGCCACGGTGTTTTGTGCGAGCGGCAATAAAATCATGTCGCTTCGCAGGGTTCGAGCCTGGATCGTATTCGGGATGATAATGTCGACGTAGCCGCTTTTCAGGCCGCTGATCGTTGGGCTGGGGAGTGACAGCGAAGGGTTTGAGAAGTGGGTCATCGAAGTTGTCTGAGTCTGaggtgtcggaggaggcTGTGAAAAAGCCCTGAGGGAGG of the Penicillium psychrofluorescens genome assembly, chromosome: 1 genome contains:
- a CDS encoding uncharacterized protein (ID:PFLUO_002178-T1.cds;~source:funannotate), whose amino-acid sequence is MSSAPAAWRQASRACSRRLASSGQRAPFSRPIATAMHRASNRSYVTETKAGQAQVNVETAIKEEQKSFMKKAGVAAQNVELPGSAVSGDTAMSPSAGILKQATVMDQGTRPIYLDMQATTPLDPRVLDAMLPYLTGIYGNPHSRTHAYGWETDKAVEKAREHVAKLIGADPKEIIFTSGATESNNMSLKGVARFFGRSGKKKHIITTQTEHKCVLDSCRHLQDEGFEVTYLPVQNNGLIRMEDLEAALRPETCIVSIMAVNNEIGVIQPLEEIGRLCRSKKVFFHTDGAQAFGKIPLDVNKLNIDLMSISSHKIYGPKGMGACYVRRRPRVRIDPIISGGGQERGLRSGTLAPHLIVGFGEACRLASQDMEYDTQHIERLSKRLSEGLLSMEHTTLNGDPEHHYPGCVNISFAYVEGESLLMALKDIALSSGSACTSASLEPSYVLRALGSSDESAHSSIRFGIGRFTSDAEIDYVLKAVQERVHFLRELSPLWELVQEGIDLNTIEWSQH
- a CDS encoding uncharacterized protein (ID:PFLUO_002179-T1.cds;~source:funannotate), whose protein sequence is MLPPIPSPTDYGISSDHGFLSPEPPLELLPDPYYAKWEAIVQNLQPLILSKRLRSLVDRLPVLSTSHLHTDAEWRRAYVVLVFVLHGYVWSGDRPAEKIPPQLTVPLFEVCEHLEVPPVATYAGVCLWNYKPIFPDEPANDLDNLACLHTFTGSLDEQWFYLVSVAIEARGAPSIPLMLRAIAAARIGDSRVVTDCLERLAEMLDEIGGLLQRMYDSCDPYIFYHRIRPYLAGSKNMADAGLPKGLLYDDGRGVPEYRQYGGGSNAQSSLIQFFDIILGVEHRPTGVSRNDQATNDDGPKSRHGFIHEMRAYMPGPHRRFLEHIDSVANLREYVEARRTDPALRLAYDACLAMLRALRDKHIQMVSRYIIVPSRGARRASQSISPGRRPSATNLATAAPPDSKKLRGTGGTALIPFLKQARDETGEPAIDAWARRLLSNGPADAISAALSKVGEQPDGHLEVVGLCGTWTADDSEGGICHW
- a CDS encoding uncharacterized protein (ID:PFLUO_002180-T1.cds;~source:funannotate) translates to MSDGNSSTLQSYVDQATGMAQRAMGAATGDSATHNQADANLQKAENEHAASHTTAKVGPFAADPNTGATAKDDPSRSNASWDQTVGSTKEAVGNMIGNESLRRAGVEQNAAGKEAEAKGQLKDWGQGIADRAQGTVGGIQAAVTGDREEEQKWRDMHDEGKVRQRGAEADMAKKGGQ
- a CDS encoding uncharacterized protein (ID:PFLUO_002181-T1.cds;~source:funannotate), giving the protein MHFRPLFLLALAPLALAAPEARPNPVAAPAPAPSEGLLQLLSSAEGLLSQTNIDNLDTIIGNAAKLLSNDNLNVLQNILSNANTLLTPQFVQNTTTLIGDATPLVADVNQLLGTIFS
- a CDS encoding uncharacterized protein (ID:PFLUO_002182-T1.cds;~source:funannotate) — translated: MANVSNPPSPLTSQEGNEAYYPSSDSSRLQALEQLEILPQILQEGILFAGSGATLLLQAAMPAMRQDNPGPEALATELLDALQANISYISCLVFGSPTERKTLLEMLQRGEAPLMGGGRSNRFADHPALQTWMAATLYATSTDFYQRVYGRVDYPTAQRGYNEFTLLMNCLGIPSSSWPSTRQAFWSYWDDQVSRLTVSPDAARFARDIRESKDMPPWVQRLKPFLRSVTIEMLPPQLRDGYGLRSTGSTRFLYRTWMGFSVSVYPAMPTKMRSYPLRFYQDRLREKLNVV
- a CDS encoding uncharacterized protein (ID:PFLUO_002183-T1.cds;~source:funannotate), translating into MGKNIDDRPSYLSSDDAKYSLGLHRGPLPAKGADDNSKLEQTTSAGGLSLETRKLKRKEKVQRHWKRFWCLYLIGNVIFLAILLPVFFLVAIPAISQLVVNKSDLLLVNAAIKEPKPDSFILTLQSALDLKIALPVRIEPITLNLYVHDLGAQNYWGDITIPGQTIKGNTTLGVANHLEPIHNLSTWNQYVHDVVFEKEAGLSVHGETNSYLGVLKSHVVMDKTIFSPTLNKFEGFSISNAALLLKPEADGTNLIGNATLPNPSVLTLEIGTIVLDIYSGDLVIGNATLNDIMLVPGSNTFPLKGVLNLSTVLGNLSEVLKSQSAALKNGNLSLKTITRSVVWNGTEVPYYTKTMHELPLTAVVGIADILKNTIKNLSHNGGLNLTAIGQELKGGSGGLLGSLNMTGLTSHLKRNVAVRDTFESEHLKREIVTDTLARIRSRNAARKL